The Anolis carolinensis isolate JA03-04 chromosome 1, rAnoCar3.1.pri, whole genome shotgun sequence genome window below encodes:
- the atf3 gene encoding cyclic AMP-dependent transcription factor ATF-3 isoform X1 encodes MRLDGSSHHWISKMMLQHPGQLSASEVSASAIVPCLSSAVSLGFEDFTNLTPLVKEELRFAIQNKCLSHRMPSTLDTVMVSDQPGEMSMFKAECSPPEDERKRRRRERNKIAAAKCRNKKKEKTDCLQKESEKLETINAELKAQIEELKNEKQHLIYMLNLHRPTCIVRAQNGRTPEDERNLFIQQIKEGTLQG; translated from the exons CAAAATGATGCTCCAACACCCCGGTCAGCTGTCTGCTTCAGAAGTCAGTGCTTCTGCAATAGTCCCATGCTTGTCTTCTGCAGTCTCACTGGGTTTTGAAGACTTCACAAACCTAACTCCGCTGGTGAAAGAAGAATTGAGGTTTGCCATCCAGAATAAGTGCCTGTCCCACAGGATGCCCTCCACGCTGGACACCGTGATGGTTTCCGACCAACCTGGTGAAATGTCTATGTTTAAAGCAGAG TGTTCGCCTCCAGAAGATGAAAGGAAAAGGCGAAGGAGGGAAAGGAACAAGATTGCTGCAGCCAAGTGTCGaaacaaaaagaaggaaaaaacagaCTGTCTCCAGAAA GAATCAGAAAAGCTGGAAACCATCAATGCAGAACTGAAAGCTCAGATTGAGGAGCTGAAGAACGAGAAGCAGCACTTGATCTACATGCTCAACCTCCACAGGCCCACATGCATCGTCCGGGCTCAGAACGGTCGGACGCCGGAGGACGAGAGAAACCTCTTCATCCAACAGATCAAGGAAGGAACTTTGCAAGGCTGA
- the atf3 gene encoding cyclic AMP-dependent transcription factor ATF-3 isoform X2, whose translation MMLQHPGQLSASEVSASAIVPCLSSAVSLGFEDFTNLTPLVKEELRFAIQNKCLSHRMPSTLDTVMVSDQPGEMSMFKAECSPPEDERKRRRRERNKIAAAKCRNKKKEKTDCLQKESEKLETINAELKAQIEELKNEKQHLIYMLNLHRPTCIVRAQNGRTPEDERNLFIQQIKEGTLQG comes from the exons ATGATGCTCCAACACCCCGGTCAGCTGTCTGCTTCAGAAGTCAGTGCTTCTGCAATAGTCCCATGCTTGTCTTCTGCAGTCTCACTGGGTTTTGAAGACTTCACAAACCTAACTCCGCTGGTGAAAGAAGAATTGAGGTTTGCCATCCAGAATAAGTGCCTGTCCCACAGGATGCCCTCCACGCTGGACACCGTGATGGTTTCCGACCAACCTGGTGAAATGTCTATGTTTAAAGCAGAG TGTTCGCCTCCAGAAGATGAAAGGAAAAGGCGAAGGAGGGAAAGGAACAAGATTGCTGCAGCCAAGTGTCGaaacaaaaagaaggaaaaaacagaCTGTCTCCAGAAA GAATCAGAAAAGCTGGAAACCATCAATGCAGAACTGAAAGCTCAGATTGAGGAGCTGAAGAACGAGAAGCAGCACTTGATCTACATGCTCAACCTCCACAGGCCCACATGCATCGTCCGGGCTCAGAACGGTCGGACGCCGGAGGACGAGAGAAACCTCTTCATCCAACAGATCAAGGAAGGAACTTTGCAAGGCTGA